TAAGCTTCAAGTTAAAAACAATATAAACTTTGAAGTTCACTCGCCTTTGAATATTGAAATCACAACCACTGATCAAGGTGGAGAAAAATTTTCAAAATCATTCGAAATCAGAATCAATGACATCAATGAAGCGCCAACCAACATCTCATTGGACAACAATAGTGTCAATGAAGATGAAAATACTGGATTTGTGATTGGCAGCTTTACAACAACCGATGAAGATTCTCCGGAAGCACATGTGTATGCTTTTGTTACTGGTACTGGAAGCGACGACAATGCTTCATTTTCAATTACCGATGACAAACTAAAATTAAACACAACGCTTGATTTCGAAACTAAAACAAGTTACAAAATCAGAATAAAATCCACAGATAAAGGTGGCGCTGGTCTTTCACTTGAAAAAAGCTTTACGATAAATGTTAATAATGTCGTAGAGAATACCTCGCCAACAAATATTAATTTATCCACAGTCAGTGGAGAACCAAAAGAAAACTCTCCATTTAATACAACTGTAGGTAATTTCTCAGTAATAGATGCTGATGCTGGAGACACTCATACACTTGCTTTAGTTTCAGGTTCAGGAAGCACACACAACAATTTGTTCAAAATAGAAGGCAAAGCTCTTAAAATCAATGGAAATATTGATTTCGAAAATAACGAGACATTGTCAATCAGAGTAAAAGCAACTGATGCGGCTGGTGCTTCTTTTGAAAAAACATTCTCATTGAATGTTGTAGATCAAAATGAAGAACCTACCAATATCGTTTTTTCCAAATCCGCTAACCAGCCAATGGAAAATGCAAATACCGGCACTACAGTTGGCACTTTCAGTGTATCGGATCCTGACAATGATGATTCTCATACTTTGACTCTTGTTTCAGGTGCGGGTAGCGATCATAACAATCTATTTATAATTGATGGAAAAACGCTCAAAGTTAATGGAAATATAGACTTTGAAACAAACCCAACATTAAGGATAAGAGTAAAAGCAACTGATCAAAACAACCTTGCTTTTCAAAAATCATTTACCCTTGATGTGACAAATGTCGCTGAATCTCCAACAGATATTTCATTAGATCAACAAGGAAGCGACTTGAAGGAAAACAGTCCTCAAGGAACTCAAGTTGGTGTATTCACCATAACTGATCCAGATAATGGAGAGTCGCATACCATTACACTCGTAAGCGGAACTGGCGACGATCACAATAATTTATTCTTGATTGACGGTAAAAATCTAAAGGTAAACGGAAATATCGATTTTGAGACCACTCCTGTAGCTAAAATTAGAGTCAGTGTCACTGACGGAACAAGTACTCCACTTGAAAAACAGATAACAATCACAATTGAAGATGTTGTAGAAAATAGCGACCCTACGGATATTACCCTTGATAAACAAGGTGTGGAACTCAAAGAAAACAGCCCTAGCAACACGCTAGTGGGAATATTCTCAGCAACTGATGTGGATAATGGCGATACACATACTTTCACTCTAGTATCCGGCGCTGGCGACACTAATAATAATCTATTTTCTATTCAAAATAAAAATGAGCTGAAAGTCAATGGCGCTATAGACTTTGAAACGACACAAACAGTAAGCATTCGTGTCAAAGTCGTTGACAACAATGGAGGAGCTTTCGAAAAAGCAATTTCTATAAGTGTAGAAGACGTAACTGAAAATACTGGAGGCCAAGCGCCAACAGATATAACACTGAGTAATCAAACAGTGGCAGAAAATTCAGGAGTTGGAAAAATCATAGGTAATTTAGGTGCTACAGATGCTGACACAGCCATTGACGATCTTTCTTTCTTTATGGGTACAGGTGCAGGAGACCAAGATAACTCAAAATTTTATATCGACGGAAAAAAATTGCGAGCGAATGTTTCCTTCAATTTTGAGAATGAAAATAGATTTCAAAAAATTCTTCTCAAAGTTGTTGACCCTGAAGGAAATTCATTTGACAAAATCTTTGATATCGAAATTCTAAATGTGCAAGAAGCTCCAACTGAGATTACTCTTGATAATAACACAGTAAATGAAACGGAATCCAGTGGTTTTGCAATTGGCAATTTAGATGTAGTTGACGATGACCGCAATGAGCCATATACATTTAATTTGACTGCAGACACTGACAACGGCAACAATGAATACGACAATGCTCTATTTCTAGTTGATGGAGCGCAATTGAAATTGAATGGCAACTTGGATTTCGACTCAAAACCAACATTAAAGATTCATATCCAAACTCAAGGCAACAATGATGGGCTGACTTTCAGTCAAATACTTACTATTAATGTTGAAAAGGCTGTAAATACAGCTCCTACAAATATTGATTTATCAAATCAAACGATTATTGAAAATGCTTTGGCAGACCAATTAGTAGGAACAATATCAAGCACAGATGCTGATGCCGGAGACACTCACACATATGTATTGATCGCTGGAAGTGGAGACACAGATAACAATTTATTCAAAATAGATGGCAATGAGCTTAAAGTAAAAGCGTCCAATACCATTGATTTCGAACAAAAAGATATGTTGTCTATCCGTTTAAAAACAACTGACAACGGTGGCGCCAGCTTTGAAAAAGTGTTCTCCATTTCTGTCGAAGATGTGGATGAGAACACCAATACCGCTCCTACGAATATTGATTTATCAAATCAAACAATTGTCGAAAATGCTGTGGCAGACCAGCTAGTGGGTGAAATCACAACCACAGATGCTGACGCGGGAAACACTCATACTTACTTACTAATTGCAGGAAGCGGTGACACAGACAATAATTTATTCAAAATAGATGGCAATGAGCTTAAAGTAAAAGCATCGAACACAATTGACTTCGAGCAAAAAGACTTGTTGTCTATTCGTTTGAAAACAACTGATAATAATGGTGCTAGCTTTGAGAAAGTGTTCTCCATCACTGTGGAAGATGTGGACGAAAATAGCAACAATGCTCCTACAGACATTGCCTTGAGCAATAACAGCATATTGGAAAATCAAGCTATCGGCACTATTGTCGGTTCTCTGACAGCATCTGACCCTGACAACGGTCAAACGCATACATTCAGCTTGGTGGCGGGACAAGGAGATACAGACAACGTTTCATTCAAAATAGTGGGTGACAAACTCCAAAGCGATGAAATATTCGATTTTGAAGCTATTAAAAATCAATACAGCATACGCATTGAAGTAAACGACGGAGCAGGAGGATCATTTTCAAAAGTATTCAAAATTAACATTACAGATATTATTCAAGAACAAAACACTGAGCCTTCAGATATTTTGCTTTCTAATAACTCTATCTCTGAAAACGAACCTTCAGGAACAACTATTGGAACATTATCCACAGTAGACCCAGATCCTTTGCAAACTCATATTTTTAGTCTTGTAAACGGTGATGGAAGCGATGACAATTCATCAGTAACTATTGAAGACAATATATTGAAAAGTGCCGCTTCTTTCGATTTCGAATCGAAAAACAGTTTGAATATCAGAATAAAAGTCGCAGACAATCAAGGCGGTTCATTTGAAAAGGCTCTTATTATCGATATTATTGATGAAGAGTTAACCATTTCACTTTCCAACACAACTGTGAAAGAAAATGAGTCAACTGATATTCTAGTGGGAGAACTATCTATTGGCAACGGCAACACTGCCACTTTTGAGCTTGTAGCTGGAGAGGGAGATACTAACAACAACTTGTTTATAATAGATGGAGGTAAACTAATGACTGCAGCTGGATTGGACTATGAAGACCAGAACAGTTTAAGCATTAGAATTAAAGCTACAGACAGCAATGGAGAAGTGTCTGAGCAAAGCTTCAACATAGAGGTAATAGATATACCAACCATCACATCCGAATCAATCACGTTAGATGAAATTAGCTTAAGCAACAATTCTCAAACAGGCGATATTAGCGCAACGATAATGGTCGATGATAATCAAGGAAATTTGGACATTACCTTTGTCAACGGTGAAGGAGATGATGACAATGATCTTTTCATCATTGAAGACAACAAAATCATCTTGGATGAAAACTTAATCGACTATATCGACGAAAATGCCACTACATTGAGCATTAGAATAGCAGTGACTAACGAAGCGGGAGAAACTGTTGAGAAAACATTTGAAATGCCTATATCCAAAGAAATCGAATGGGCTAAAGTATTTTCTCCAAATGGGGATGGCATAAATGACGAGTTTTCGATCACTTACCCTAACTCCAGCGAACCCGTTAAAGTGATGATTATGAATAAAAGAAGCCAGATTTTCTTTGAAACCGATGATTACAGAAATGCAAGCTGGAACGGAGGCTCTGCTCCTTCAGGCATTTATTATATTTCTGTGACAAATGGCGATGATGAAAAAATCGGATCTTTTACACTTGCCCGATAAAATTAAACATTGACATATTGCTAAAGCCAAATGCATTTCGCATTTGGCTTTTTTTGTTGCAAAATATTCACAATAAAAAAGCCCGCGAAACTATCGCAGGCTCATTTATACTTCTTCAAAACTCTATCGTTTCAAATTCAATCTCATTATACACCTTCAGCTTCAACCGACTCGACTTCAGGCACCATTCTTTTTAGCAAATTTTCTATGCCAGCTTTAAGAGTTACTGTTGAAGAAGGACATCCACTGCAAGATCCCTGCAATAACACTTTCACAACACCTCCCTCAAATGAATGAAATGTAATAGCTCCTCCATCTTGCTCCACAGCAGGCTTGATATACTCGTCTAGTATTCCCTTGATCTTAGCAACGATCTCAGAATCCTCTCCTTCTTGCGGCAATGCGGAAGCAGCAGCAGGATCGATCACCGCTTTACCTGTACTTAAATAAGTCTTGATTTCTTCCTTGATTACATTTTGCACTTCAGCCCACTCTTCAGACTCAGCTTTAGTAACTGTAACAAAATTGCTCGCAAAAAACACTCTCTCCACATAAGGCAAATCAAATAAGACCTTCGCCAATGGAGAATCAGCAGCGCTTTCTTTGGTTGGGAAATCATAACTTTCTCCTTGCGGCACCAACATAAAGTTCGCCACAAATTTCAACGAATTCGGGTTTGGATTAGCCTCCAAATATAACTGAACCAGTCTAGAATTTTGAGCTTGTTCCTGTACAGACATATGTTTAGTATTTATTTTCTTCTTTTCTACAACGTAAAGATTGGAAATTTACGCCAATTTTCCCACATAAAGGATTAACGAATGACAATTTAAGCTATTATTCCTGCACCAATTCCTCCGTGTCTATTTCTGAAAAATCCTGTCCTTCCGTACTTGCCACAGCCATTGAAACCGTCGCATCGCCCGTAACATTCACAACCGTCCTACACATATCAAGAATTCTGTCAGGCGCAATGATCAATGCTAATCCTGCCGCAGGAATATTCACAGACTCCAACACAATCACAAGCATCACCATGCCTGCGCCAGGAACTCCCGCTGAACCTATCGAAGCAAGGGTAGCAGTTAATACGATCATGATTTGTTGAGTTATGGTCAAATCAAGACCTAAAGCCTGCGCGATGAACACCGCCGCAACCCCTTGATACAAACTAGTTCCATCCATGTTAATTGTAGCCCCTAAAGGCAAAACAAAACTTGAAACTTCCTCGGAAACTTTCAGCTTCTTCTCAACACATTCCATCGTCACCGGCAAGGTAGCAGAACTTGAACTTGTACTAAAGGCCAACAATTGAGCAGGCCTAATGCCTCTGAAAAAATCAAAATAATTAAAACTTGTGAAAATCTTCAAAAACATTGGATATACCAACATAATCATAATACCCAAGCCTAATAGAACGGTCAATGAATAGGCTAACAAAGCCCCCAATATTTCTAAAGCGCTACTTGGATCATCTCCAGCCAGCTCAACAATCATCGTTGTAATTAATGCAAATACACCGAATGGCGCGATCCTCATGATAAAATCAATAATCTTCAAAATAATCTCATTGATTCCATCAAAAAACTTCACAACTCCTTCGCCTTTCTCCTTTGGGATTTTTAATAGCGCAATCCCCATCAAAACCGCAAAAAATACGATTTTAAGCATGCTGCCATTATCCGAAGCCGCTTGAACGATATTCGTCGGCACCATATTCACCAAAGGTTGCAATGGACCGCTTTCTCTCAACTCTTTGGCTTGATCCGCTTTAGCAGCTACTTTACCAGCGTACATTTCCAGCAAATCCATCCTCGTTTGCGTTGAGATAAATTTCCCCGGCTCGATCAAATTCACCACAGCCAAGCCAATGGTAATCGATATTACTGTCGTTAATATATATATTCCAATAGTTTTGCCTCCCATTCGCGACAATTTGGAAACATCCCCTAAATTAGCTATACCAATAATCAAGGAAGCCAATACCAAAGGCGCGGCAATCATCTTGAGGGAATTAACGAAAATCGTCCCTATAGGCTTGATATAATTCAAAGTAAACTCCTTTGGCACGCCTAAATAGGAGAACAACAATCCAACTGCTAATCCAGCCAAAAGGCCAATGACAATCTTTAAATGCAATGGAATCTTTTTCTTAGCCATTCTAAATTGTATTATTGAATGAAAATTAAAAGTTTATAAATGTAGTCTTTCTAACACAATTAACCAATCTAATAAAAAAGATTGAATTTCACAGAATATCCGTTTTTTTTGGAAAAAAATAATTTTATCAAAAAACAGTTATAATAAAAATAACACAACCAACGCAAAGGTTTTTGGCTAATCACCACATAACTCTAGTTGAAAAATACAAAACCAAGGTCAATATCGAGTTAAAGTAGTTAATTCCATTCATTAAGCAACAATTGGGTATTTCAGAGACAATTCCACCCCAACCTAGATTTTGCTAAAATTATCTTTTACCAATACTATATTGAGAGAATAAAAAAAGCCTCACCTTTGAGTTAAAGATGAGGCTCATATAACCTTTCTTAGAAATTATATCTTTGAGGATTTATTTCTTAAATGCATATCAGCCAATACTAAAGCAGTCATAGCCTCAACAATAGGCACAGCTCTTGAAACAACGCAAGGATCATGTCTTCCCTTGCCACTCACTGTTACTGCTTCTCCACTTTCGTTAACACTATCTTGATCTTTCATGATCGTAGCAACTGGTTTGAACGCTACTCTGAAATAAATATCCTGTCCATTGGAAATTCCACCTTGAATGCCTCCGGAGAAATTGGTTTTTGTTTTCACACGACCGTCTTCCACATAAAACTCGTCATTGTGTTCCGACCCGTACATCTCAACGCCATCAAACCCGCTTCCATACTCAAAGCCTTTTACCGCGTTGATACTCAACATTGCTTTCCCCAATTCGGCATGAAGCTTGTCGAAAACAGGTTCCCCTAAGCCTACAGGCACGTGAAAAGCCAATCCTGTCACAATACCTCCAATAGTGTCTTGCTTTTTGCGAGTTTGGTCGATTAGCTCTATCATCTCCGCGGCTTTGTCTTGATCAGGGCATCTCAGTATATTGTCCTCGATCGTATTCAAATCAAGCTCCTTATAGCTTTTGTCCAGCTTAATAGGACCAACCTGCGACACATAAGCTTTCACATCAATCCCTAAAGTCTTAAGATAAAGCTTAGCCAAAGCTCCTGCGGCTACTCTAGCAGCTGTTTCTCTTGCCGAACTTCTTCCTCCGCCTCGGTAATCTCTTATGCCGTACTTTTCAGTATAGGTAAAGTCCGCATGCGATGGTCTGTACTTGTCCGCGATATGCGAATAATCCTTACTTCGTTGATCTTCATTGAAAATCACTAAAGCGATTGGCGTTCCAGTGGTCTTGCCTTCAAACACACCGGAAAGAACTTGAAAGCTATCAGCTTCCTTTCTATGAGTTGTTATCTTGGATTGTCCGGGCTTTCTTCTCTCAAGCTCTTGTTGTATGAACAGCTCGTCGAAGTCTATTCCCGCTGGACATCCATCCACCACTACTCCCAAGGCCTTTCCATGAGACTCGCCGAATGTCGATATTTTAAATATATTTCCGTATGTATTACTCATCACCAAATATTTACTGTAGAAATCCCTTTAACCTTCTAATGCCGCAAGTTAATACTCGCATAAGCAAAATTAACCATGTTTTTTGGAAAATTTCCTCTTGACAGGAAGTTTATCCCAGAAAATGAAGCCCAATGATGACAACAACATCACGCATAGAAGTATGCTTGCTATTATTTTAAATGTCCCCACTCTATTGACTGAACGAAGCCTATTGCTAGCCAAATCTATACGGTCATAGAATGATCCAAGATCATTTGACATGATATCAGAATTTTGCAAACTTTCTCCGTACACGTTCAAAACCACATTCGGCCTCAGCGTGTCATACTCGGCTGTAGCCGTGTTAAAATAAATCCAATAGAAATAATCTCCCAAATTATACTCTCCCGGTTCTTTCGGAATCACATAATAGTCAAATGATTTATTACCCAAAACGACACTATTGGATCGTTGTATGTTTTGCCTTACATTAGGCGGATAAATATCCAAGGAATCGGAATTAACCACTGTTGGATCATCAATAGCAGCGATATTTCCTTTGCCTGTAATATTGAAGTCAAAGCTGAAACTGTTTCCTGTTTTAACCGATTTCTGGCTAATCTTGCTATTTAGCCTATACTGTCCCACAGCCACTTGATTCTTAAGAGGATAATCCGGCAATTCTTTTACTTTGATTTCAATTGCTTTGGAATAAAACGTTTTGAAATCTTCCTGTCTATTTTGACCAAAGAAGCTTGGATTCTTTGCCACCTTGTATTTGATCATCTTCAAAGGCATCGCCGGTATCTCAATTGGATTCGTATTCAGTGGAAAGTAAGAGGCTTGAAACAAATTATACCTTTGATACACCTTATTGTTGATTTCAACTCGGTCCGGCCCCAATCGATTATCAAAAGTCTCTTCCCAGCAATTTGTCGGCTTGATTTGCTTTAATATTTCCGATAATTGATTATTGATATCATAAAAGTCCAAAGGAGCTTTATTTTCCAAAGCTACATAAAAAGCCGCTCTCAGGTTAAACCCCTGCCCAACGTAGACTTCCTTTTTATCAGTAGTAATAGCGAAAAACGCATCCTCCTTCACATCCACAAATTCTGTAGGCTGCCTCTGCTGAGTTCTATTGCCAAAAAAATCAGCGAAAGGGTCGTAATAGTTACGTTGTTGCTGCGCAGCGGCAGGCCCTACCACTATCCTAGCTCCTTGGGATTTCACCTTCTTTCCATTTACATCCATTTCAAAAGGATGCAATACAAATGTCCCTTCCTTTTGCGGCAAATAAGATTGGGAAATACTTTGCGTAAATGACATCTGTCCATTGACAATATTGGTCGAAGAGGAAGAAGAAGTTCCTCTTTTCATAAAACCAGCGATATCCGGAAATTCGGAATAATTCTGTATTTGCCCATTGGAAACAGTAATCGTGACTTTGTAAGTCTGGTTTTTAGCGATTTTATTTGGCCCCAAGGAAATGTTCACTTCCTGCGCTGTAGCTCTTGCAGAGCCTAAAAACATCGCCAATATAAATACACATGCAAAAAATCCCTGAAATTTCGTTTTAGAGTTTATTTTCAAGCTTTCTAATTCCATTCTTTATTTTAAGTAAGAAAGATTCCTCTTAATAATGGGCCCATAACCAAGCCACATGTTAACTTCGGTTAAATATCTCAAAATCCCTCTATTTTATCAAATGAATAGCCCCTAGTTACGTTAAAAATTCAAAAAGTAATTTTGGGCATTTGTTAAAAATATCAAAAAGAAGAAACTATGTTTTTGACAATACGTAAAAATATATACAAATTTACCGTTAATAATTGCGAACAAACACAAACTAAAGAAATATATGCCGAAGTTTTAAATTTTAAAAATTTATCAGTAACCTTTCAAATGGATTCACGTTGATGAAAAAAGAAATCAGCATGAATATTGTTAATTATTTACTTAACAGACCAAATCATTTTTTTTAAAACTATGCTTAAATATTCAAAATTGATCTTATCGAAGGTAAGTTTTAATTACAGACTCTTCGAAAAAGAATTGCTGAAAGCTATAATTAATTTAATGCCTAACGAAGTGGATGACTTGAAAAGATGGTGCTACGAGCAATTCGGACACAATCAAAATCACCAAAAAATCTTGCTTCGTAACTTTCTGTAATTCAGATTTAATGCGAAAGCGATTATTTCAAAGATAAATATTTCAAAAGGCTCACTTCGGTGAGCCTTTCTTTTTGGCAAACGCTATGTTCCTCGCCAATCCCTCTATTTTTGTTCTTTTAACCGCCGATTTCCTGAATATTTCATTGAATACATCTCTGGTCAACTCTTCCCAATCATTTTTACGCATACTCACTAAATTTTCATGAGGCTTGAACATTGGTTCATTATGCGGTTTGGAAAATCGATTCCAAGGGCAAACGTCTTGGCAAATATCACATCCAAAAACCCAATCTTCCATTTGACCTTCAAACTCATTAGGAATGGAATCCTTAAGCTCTATGGTCAAGTAAGAAATGCATTTGCTCGCATCCATTACTCCATTGCCGACCAAAGCGTCAGTTGGGCAAGCTTCCACGCACTTATTGCATGTTCCACAATAATCCTTGATAGGTCCATCAGGCTCAAGCTCCAGATCGATAATCATTTCGCATAAAAAAAAGAAACTTCCAGCACTTTTATTGATAAGCAGCGTATTTTTACCAACCCAGCCTACGCCGCTCTTTTTCGCCCAACTCCTCTCCATGACAGGGGCTGAATCCACGAACACTCTTCCATCCACTTCTCCCACATTTTCATGAATCAACTCCATGAACTCCTTAAGCTTATCTTTGATCACAAAATGATAATCCTTGCCATAGGCATATTTGGCAATTTTATAATTATCCTGATCCGAAATGACATCATGCGGATAATAATTATACATCAATGTCACCACAGACCTTGCCCCTTCAACCAATTTTGTAGGGTCAAGCCTCTTGTCAAAATGATTTTCCATGTAAGACATCTTACCATGACTGCCATTTTTCAACCATTGCTCCAATCCTGCCGCATCTTCTTCCAAAAACTCCGCCTTGGAAATACCGCAAAATTGAAAGCCCAAGTCCAAAGCTGTTCTTTTCACAAAGGCTGTGCGATCTTCAACAGAAGACAAATATTTATTCATGCAATTAACTTCTATACTCAAACTTAATCAAACAAACTGCCTTGTTGAGTAGGTGGTTTTATCTTCAAATGGTCATAAGCTGTTGGCGTGGCCTCCCTGCCTCTAGATGTACGCTTGATATAACCTTCCTTGATCAAAAAAGGCTCATAAACTTCTTCTATCGTTTCAGCTTCTTCGCTACATGCTGTAGCTATTGTGCTCAAGCCTACAGGGCCACCATTGAATTTGCCAATAATAGTATTCAGTATCCTATTATCCATCTCATCCAGACCGTTCTTATCCACATCCAAAGCATTAAGAGCAACTTCAGCAATATCAAGCTTTATTGTACCATCACCTTTGACTTGGGCAAAGTCTCGTGTCCTTCTCAGTAAATTATTCGCGATACGAGGAGTTCCGCGACTTCTTCTTGCGATCTCGAAAGCCGCGTCAGCATGTATTGGAGTACCCAGTATCTTAGATGACCTTTCAATAATCGTAGACAACAATTTTGCGTCATAATACTCCAATCGAGAGTTAATCCCAAAACGAGCTCTTAAAGGAGCCGTCAATAAACCTGATCGAGTTGTCGCGCCAATCAATGTAAATGGATTCAAACCTATCTGAACTGTTCTTGCGTTAGGCCCTGAATCAATCATAATATCAATCTTAAAATCCTCCATGGCCGAATATAAATACTCTTCCACAATCGGATTCAAACGATGTATTTCATCTATAAAAAGAACATCATGCTCCTCAAGATTTGTCAGTAAGCCCGCCAAATCGCTAGGTTTGTCTAATACAGGCCCTGAGGTTACCTTTATATTTGACCCTAACTCGTTGGCAATAATATGCGACAGTGTTGTTTTTCCCAATCCAGGAGGACCATGCAGTAAGACATGATCCAAAGGTTCATTTCTTTGAGATGCCGCTATCACAAATATCTTAAGGTTTTCAAGCACTTTTTCCTGACCTGTAAAATCGTTAAAAGACAAAGGTCGCAAAGCTCTTTCAAACTCTTTTTCAGCATTGGACATATGCTCATTGCTTCCCGTTAAATAATCCTCTCGCATATTTTCTTATTGAAATCTATAGATCAAATATATTTCGCTCCACACTTCGTTCATTTTTAATTCCTAACACAAAGATAAAGCCTTCCAACAAATGTAATTCAAAAAAAAACTTCTTGAAACTTAAGAAGGATATTGAGTCAAAAACAGGTAAAAAAGAAAAGAACCATCCTATCAAACATACTTTTTTGCAATTTATCGTTAAATTGCAACCTGATTGCAGCGCCTAATAAGCTAGCAATTTAAATAGGCTAAAGCCGTTCTTAAGACATCATGAGCACTATCAAAGATAAAATACTTCACAAAAGCAAAATTTACCCAATTGTACTCATCTTGATCATCTTGGTCGTTAGAAATTATCGAGAAAAAAATGCGCAAGAAGAGACCTCTGAGTTTACGCAAATTCAAGGCACAACTATGGGGACAACATATTCTATCAAATATGAAAATGAATTGCAAAGCAATTTGAAAAACAGTGTTGACTCGATTCTAGCAGACTTCAACAATAGCCTGTCAACATATATAGAGCAATCCGAAATTTCGAAATTCAATCGTCAGGACTCTATATCCTTAAGTTATCCATATCTGCGATACATGTTCAATGAAAGCCAGAGAATTTATGAAAATACTCAAGGAGCTTTCAACCCTACAGTGATGCCGCTTGTTAGAGCATGGGGTTTCGGACCAGGAGAAGCAACTTATCCGGACTCTTCAAAAGTAGATTCAATCATGCAATACATCGATTTTGAATCTATTCAACTGAAAGGCAACCAACTTCACAAAATTAAGGAAGGTGTTGAATTGGATTTCTCAGCCATTGCCAAAGGATATGGAGTTGATGTTGTCGCTCAATACCTGACATCCTTAGGAATCAATAACTACATGGTAGAAATAGGCGGCGAAATTGTTTGCAAAGGCCATAACCCTGCAGGGAAATCTTGGACTATAGGCGTTGAAGACCCTCAATCCAACGGCTTGTCTCAAAGTGCGATAGCATCGCTTACTTTGAACAATCAAGCAATCGCTACTTCTGGAAATTACAAGAATTTTAAAATAAAAGACGGAGTAAAATACGCTCATACAATTAATCCATTTACTGGATATCCGCAAATGCAAACCTTGTTAAGCGCTTCGGTAATCGCTCCCACTTGCGCTGAGGCAGATGCATATGCTACAGCTTTCATGGTATTGGGCTTCGACAAATCCAAAGATCTTATTGAAAATTTAGACAATGTGCATGCTTATCTGATCTACAGCGATGAAGAAGGCAATGTGAAAAGTTTTATCAGCGATGATAAGCTGAAAAA
The Aureibacter tunicatorum DNA segment above includes these coding regions:
- a CDS encoding cadherin domain-containing protein gives rise to the protein MNKFIYKTLWMVICLALANCLIPSSLLASQNNITSVNLLSTTIPENSDFSTQFNIKNSDAFYAGGYTITFVSGTGGEDNNSFEVNENFGTYNLASKSGVSFNFESGKTEYKVKVKVTDDNGGSVTESFVLNVTNMNDAPTKINYDQSITSVVENDATIRDKVVLFVTGFEDEDASGLPPVYSIQNDPNNQFKVVVDPIFGDIMVQFTGVPFDYEAGTPVTFTLRISEQNDADLYHDETITLQITNDPSDDGGGSNEAPTNITLSKNSVNENSAVNKDIGNLSTTDPDAGDTHTYSLTSNPNDLLKISGNKLQVKNNINFEVHSPLNIEITTTDQGGEKFSKSFEIRINDINEAPTNISLDNNSVNEDENTGFVIGSFTTTDEDSPEAHVYAFVTGTGSDDNASFSITDDKLKLNTTLDFETKTSYKIRIKSTDKGGAGLSLEKSFTINVNNVVENTSPTNINLSTVSGEPKENSPFNTTVGNFSVIDADAGDTHTLALVSGSGSTHNNLFKIEGKALKINGNIDFENNETLSIRVKATDAAGASFEKTFSLNVVDQNEEPTNIVFSKSANQPMENANTGTTVGTFSVSDPDNDDSHTLTLVSGAGSDHNNLFIIDGKTLKVNGNIDFETNPTLRIRVKATDQNNLAFQKSFTLDVTNVAESPTDISLDQQGSDLKENSPQGTQVGVFTITDPDNGESHTITLVSGTGDDHNNLFLIDGKNLKVNGNIDFETTPVAKIRVSVTDGTSTPLEKQITITIEDVVENSDPTDITLDKQGVELKENSPSNTLVGIFSATDVDNGDTHTFTLVSGAGDTNNNLFSIQNKNELKVNGAIDFETTQTVSIRVKVVDNNGGAFEKAISISVEDVTENTGGQAPTDITLSNQTVAENSGVGKIIGNLGATDADTAIDDLSFFMGTGAGDQDNSKFYIDGKKLRANVSFNFENENRFQKILLKVVDPEGNSFDKIFDIEILNVQEAPTEITLDNNTVNETESSGFAIGNLDVVDDDRNEPYTFNLTADTDNGNNEYDNALFLVDGAQLKLNGNLDFDSKPTLKIHIQTQGNNDGLTFSQILTINVEKAVNTAPTNIDLSNQTIIENALADQLVGTISSTDADAGDTHTYVLIAGSGDTDNNLFKIDGNELKVKASNTIDFEQKDMLSIRLKTTDNGGASFEKVFSISVEDVDENTNTAPTNIDLSNQTIVENAVADQLVGEITTTDADAGNTHTYLLIAGSGDTDNNLFKIDGNELKVKASNTIDFEQKDLLSIRLKTTDNNGASFEKVFSITVEDVDENSNNAPTDIALSNNSILENQAIGTIVGSLTASDPDNGQTHTFSLVAGQGDTDNVSFKIVGDKLQSDEIFDFEAIKNQYSIRIEVNDGAGGSFSKVFKINITDIIQEQNTEPSDILLSNNSISENEPSGTTIGTLSTVDPDPLQTHIFSLVNGDGSDDNSSVTIEDNILKSAASFDFESKNSLNIRIKVADNQGGSFEKALIIDIIDEELTISLSNTTVKENESTDILVGELSIGNGNTATFELVAGEGDTNNNLFIIDGGKLMTAAGLDYEDQNSLSIRIKATDSNGEVSEQSFNIEVIDIPTITSESITLDEISLSNNSQTGDISATIMVDDNQGNLDITFVNGEGDDDNDLFIIEDNKIILDENLIDYIDENATTLSIRIAVTNEAGETVEKTFEMPISKEIEWAKVFSPNGDGINDEFSITYPNSSEPVKVMIMNKRSQIFFETDDYRNASWNGGSAPSGIYYISVTNGDDEKIGSFTLAR
- a CDS encoding NifU family protein encodes the protein MSVQEQAQNSRLVQLYLEANPNPNSLKFVANFMLVPQGESYDFPTKESAADSPLAKVLFDLPYVERVFFASNFVTVTKAESEEWAEVQNVIKEEIKTYLSTGKAVIDPAAASALPQEGEDSEIVAKIKGILDEYIKPAVEQDGGAITFHSFEGGVVKVLLQGSCSGCPSSTVTLKAGIENLLKRMVPEVESVEAEGV
- a CDS encoding dicarboxylate/amino acid:cation symporter, with the protein product MAKKKIPLHLKIVIGLLAGLAVGLLFSYLGVPKEFTLNYIKPIGTIFVNSLKMIAAPLVLASLIIGIANLGDVSKLSRMGGKTIGIYILTTVISITIGLAVVNLIEPGKFISTQTRMDLLEMYAGKVAAKADQAKELRESGPLQPLVNMVPTNIVQAASDNGSMLKIVFFAVLMGIALLKIPKEKGEGVVKFFDGINEIILKIIDFIMRIAPFGVFALITTMIVELAGDDPSSALEILGALLAYSLTVLLGLGIMIMLVYPMFLKIFTSFNYFDFFRGIRPAQLLAFSTSSSSATLPVTMECVEKKLKVSEEVSSFVLPLGATINMDGTSLYQGVAAVFIAQALGLDLTITQQIMIVLTATLASIGSAGVPGAGMVMLVIVLESVNIPAAGLALIIAPDRILDMCRTVVNVTGDATVSMAVASTEGQDFSEIDTEELVQE